Genomic DNA from Hymenobacter jejuensis:
CATAATACCCGGCTTCCTGCGGCGAAACCAAGCGTTCGAGCATGATCATGTCGACGCGCTCGTTGAGGCCGTAGAGCAGCATGATGAGGGCAAAAGGCAGACTTTCGCGAACAACCAGCCGCACATGTTCCCAACGCGGCCGATACCGCACCCAACCGTAAAGCCTTGTCACTAAGCCATATAGCAACAAAAAGGTTACCAGCGTAGCCACGGAGCGCGCGCCCACGTAGCGGTCGAGCGTCAGGCCGACGGGTAGCAACAGTAGCACTAGGGCCAGTAGCAGCGCCTTTTCGACTACCGATAGCACCGCGTCGGTGTTGAAGCGCTGGTAGCCTTGCAGCGCCCCGCGCAAGAAGCCGATGTACTGCGTCAGGAGCATCCCGGCCCCGATCAGGGCCAGCAGCGTGAGTGTGTGGCCGCGGTACCCAATGCCCCAACCGACCGCCGTCACGACCCCTAGAAACACCAGCGACAGCCCGGTTTTTAAGGGCAACACCGTCGGGAAATATTCGGGCAAAAAATCGGGCGTGGCCGCAACGCGCTTGGTCGTGTGCTGGGTCAGGCCAAGGTCGGAAAGGGCCGCAAAGATGATGGTGAGGTTAAACAGGGCGGTGAACGTGCCGAAGGCCGCGTGGCCCAGCCGGTCCTGCACCAAGTTTTCGACTACCACCCAGCCCGGCTTCACGAGCAGGTTGAGCAGGATAACAAGGCTGATATTTCCGAAAAACTTTTTGATGGGGCGAGCGGCTGATTGCGGGACGAAATTAGGCAATAAGTCGCCGTATTGTGTTGCCAACGCCCACCTGACTATGTGCTGCTCTCGCAGCTGAACAACGCCTACACCTACGTCGCAGTCTTGCGCAAGCCCGTGAGAAGTAATGCCTAATTCTACTAGATTTGCCTGCCTCCGCTCCCTTAAAAGGGCCGGTTTCGTGCCTCCTGTTGCTCATTTCCGTCCCATATGTCCGCTCGCTCCTATTCGCTTCTGGGTTTATGGCCTCTCCTTCGCAAATGGCGGCGACCGGTGCTAGGGGCCTTGCTGCTGGCCATAATCGGCAGTGTATTGGTGGCCCTGCTACTGCCTAATATCTACAAATCGACGGCGGTCTTCTACCCTACCAATCCAGAAACCATTGATCCTGACCGGCTTGTGGAAGAGCGGAGCAACGGCAACTTAGTGCCTAGCCTCACTCCGGGTGGCCGCGCCGAAGACCTCGACCGCATCATCACCATCGGGCAGTCGCAGCCCATTGCCGAGCTGATTATCAAGCGCTTCCACCTGCACGAACACTACAAGCTGGGCCAACCAGGCGATGAGTTGGCCGATCAGTACGTGCTCGATGAGTTTAGCAGCAACCTGAGCATTGTGCACAACGAGCGCGACGCCATTGAGCTTACGTTCCAGGACAAAGACAAAGTGCTGGCCGCGCAAGTCGTGAATGCCATGACGCAGGCCATCGATTCGTTTAACCAGCAACTGACGCTCGAAAACCGCCGCAAAATCATTGACCTATACCGCGAGCGGGCCAATTTCCTGGAGCACGAGCACTCGCAAATTCGCGACAGCCTGATTCGGTTTCGGCGCCGCTATGGCATTTACGGCATGCAAATGGAGTCGCGCTACCTGGCCAAGGAAATCGTGGAAACGGAAACGGCCCTGCGGCAGGCCGAAGGCGAAGTGGCCGCTGGCGGCGGCTCGGCGGCGAAGGTTGCTGGGCTGCGCCGGGCCTTGCGCGGCCTCACCCAAGCCGACGGTGGCAACGCCCTGAACCTGGAAAACTTTACGGCCGGCAACGACGAGCTAACCACGCTGGCCATTCGATTTCAGGACGTACAGGGGCGGTTGGTGCGCGCCCGCGGGGCTTACGAAACGGCCCGGTTGGCCATTAGCGGCAAGATTTCGTCTATCTACGTGGTACAAAAGGCCTACCCCGCGGCCCGCAAGTCTAAGCCCATTCGTTGGTTGATTGTGGTGGGGTCGGTGGTGGTTACGTTTGTACTAGCCGTGGTTTTCATTGCGCTGCTGGAAGCTTACCGCCGCAATGCCAGCAGCGAGCTGGCTGCCACTTACCCCGACTAGCTCCTGCGATGCCTACCCCTCCCCTGCTCCGGCGCCTTACTCCTCCCGACGCAGATCAACGGCTGTTTGCGGCATTTGTGGGCGTAGTACTGATCGGGGGCGCGGCGGCTTTGCTGCTCGACTCGCCGGCCTGGGCTGCATTGCCCGTGCTCGTGTTGGGCGCGCTGGTGCTGGCCCTCGACTGGCGCTGGCTCTACTACCTGCTGCTGACGACGCTGGCGTTTTCGCGCGAAATTTCCCTGCCCGGCGGCCTGAGCTTGGATGTGCCCTCGGAGCCGTTGCTGGTGGTGTTGCTGGGGTGCGTGAGCGCTAGCTTGCTGCTTGGCCGCAATGCCCTGCCGGCGCGCTTCTGGACGCATCCGCTGGTGGTGTTGATGGGGCTGGCGTTGCTGTGGGCCGTAGTTTCTACGCTTTTCTCGGTAAACGCCACTAAGTCAATTAAATACCTGCTGGCCAAAACCTGGTACCTCGTGCCGTTCGTGTTCGGCACGTTGCTGGTTGTGCGGCGCCCGGCCGATGTCTGGCGCGTAGCCGGGTGCTACGCCGCCGGCACGGCCGCGACGGTCCTCTACGCGGCGGTCCGCCACGCGAGCACTGGGTTTACGTTCGCGACCATCAATCACGCTGTGCAGCCCTTTTACCACAACCACGTGCTGTATTCGGTGGCGCTGGCCTTGCTCGTGCCGTATGCTTTTTACGCGGCCCGCGCCACCACGCACCGCGGGAAGCGGCGGCTGTGGTATGCCGCGATGGTCTTGTTTGTGCTGGGCATCAGCCTCTCGTACACCCGAGCTTCCATGCTTTCTTTGCCTGTGGCGGCGGGGTTTTACCTGATGATGCGCCTGCGCCAGACGCGCATGGTGCTATGGGCTGTGGTGCTGATGGCAGCCGGCGCGGCGGCCTACCTGGTGCACCAGGATAACTTCATGCGCTACGCCCCCACCTTCGAGCGGACCATCTTCAACGGGCAGAACTTCGAAAAGCACCTCGAAGCCACGTACAAACTCGAAGACGTGTCGGGCATGGAGCGGGTGTACCGCTGGGTGGCCGCCGCCCACATGATTGGCGAGAAGCCCTGGGTAGGCAGCGGCCCGAGCACTTTTTACCCCGAGTACAAGCGCTTCACCATCAAGAGCTTCCGCACCTACGTCAGCGCCAATCCCGAGCACTCGACCACCCACAACTATTTTCTGCTGATGCTGGCCGAGCAGGGCATTCCGGGATTGGGGCTGTTTGCGCTGCTGGTCGGGACGGCCCTGCTGCGCATGGAGCGCTTGTACCACCGCAGCACCTCGGCCGCGCACCGCCGCGTGGTGCTGGCAGCGGGGTTATCGCTGGTGATTATCGTCTTCCACTTGTTTTTGAATGAGCTGGTGGAAGTGGATAAGATTGGCTCCTTCTTCTACCTCAACCTCGCCGTGCTCATGCGGGCGGAAGAATGGATAGACAGCGAATCGCTCGAAGTGTAAGGTCTATGCAGGGACTAATGGGTTTCCATAATCCCTTCTGGAATAGGCCATTACGTAAATCAGTCAATCAAACTACTTATATCGCTGGGGCGGATACCGGCTTTGCTGGTCTGGGACAAGGCCCTTACGGCATGGGCTTATATCCTATAAGTATCTTATAATCAATATTTTACAACAAGCACAAAGCTTTGCAGCCCGGCGTTGAGCTCCGCATTGCTGAACGTAAGGCCCGTCTGCGGCAGCTACCGATGTCTCCGCGGCTCCGGCAGAGGGGTTTTGCTGACCTGCTCGCGGGGCGGGGGCGGGATGGAGTTAGGACTTCTGGGTGTTCGGATAAAATTCTTTAGGACAGGAGGGTACGGGAAGGAGGAAGCGAGGGCTGCCGATAGCTTTAGGTATTTATCGTGAAGTTCTGATTTGACACGGCGCCCGATAAGGCTGAAGCTGCCACTCAGCAACCACGCCGTTAGTAGTGCTTGTCTTTGCTTCTTATTCCTAATACCTAACGCTCACAACCCGGTTTGCTCACCCCCTGCGCAAACCTTTGCACAAGCTGCCTTCCTAAAACCCTGTTTACCCCTATGAAAAAGCTTTACTGCTTATCTAGATTACTGCCGTTGCTGGTGTTGCTGCTGCTTGCGCAGAGCGCGTTTGCGCAGGCCCAGACCATTACCGGCAAAGTAATAACTGCCGACAGCAAAGAGACCCTGCCCGGCGTGACGATCGTGGTGAAAGGCACGACCAACGGCACCAGTTCCGCCGCCGACGGCACGTTCTCCCTGAATGTGCCGGACCTGAACGGTACGCTCGTGTTTTCCTTCGTGGGCTATACCTCAAAAGAAGTAGCCATCAATGGTCAAACAAAAATTTCTATTGCGCTGGCGCAGGACACTAAAATGCTGGACGAGGCTGTGGTAGTAGGCTACGGCACCCAAAAGCGCGGCAACGTAACCGGGGCCGTGGCGGGCGTTACGGCCAAAGAAATTGAGGAGCGTCCCGTCAACCGCATCGAGAATGCGCTGGCCGGCCAAATGCCCGGCGTGACGGTGCAAACGGTTTCGGGCGAGCCGGGCGCGGAGCTGCAAATCCGCGTCCGCGGCACGGGCTCCATCAACGCCTCTACGGAGCCTTTGTATGTCGTGGACGGCGTGCCCGTGGACAATCTGCGTGGCATCAACCCCACCGACGTGGCCAACCTCGAAGTGCTGAAAGATGCGGCTTCGGCGGCCATTTACGGCTCGCGCGGTTCCAACGGCGTCGTGATCGTGACCACCAAGCGGGGCAAGAAAGGCAAGGCGCAGCTGCAATTTTCGGGCTACACCGGCATCCAGAATCTGGAGCGCCGCATGGACATGATGGGGCCGGAACAGTGGATTCAGCAGCGGAAAGAAGGCATCGACGAGGCGTGGGTGAACCGCGGCAAAACCTTGGGCAAAACCTACACCGCCAACGACCCGATGGATTTCCGGGCCCGCGAGCTGACGACTCCAACCGCCGTTGTGACGCCGGCCCACCCCAACGCCACCTACATGTACGACCCCAAGTGGCAGTACGGCACCGATAGTCTTGCCTACACCGACTGGCAGAAGGCCATGTTCCGGCAGGCTGTGATGCAGCAGTACCAGATCGGGGTTTCGGGCGGCACCGACGATTTTACCTACAACGTCAACGGCTCTTACCTGAGCCAACAGGGTATCGTACTGGGTACCAACCTGCAACGCGCTACGCTGCGGGCCAACCTGGACGCCAAAGTGCGCAAGGGCATTCGCCTAACGATGACCCTGGCGCCTTCCACCGAATGGTCGGGACTGGGCCGCGTCGATGGCAAAGACCAGCAAGCCCTGAATGCCATTCAGATGCCGCCGGTAGGCCCCAAAGATGCCGGGGTGCTGGTAGGTGCCGATCCGTATCCGGCGTACGCCTGGTCGGGGCGTTACATCAGCCCCGTGGCGGTAATGGAGCGTACAAAAGTGAGCACGACCCGCACCCGCCTCAATGCCAACATGGGCCTGAACATCGACCTGATCAAGGATTTCCAGCTACAGCTGCTGGGCGCCATGGACAATAACTACATGCTCGGCGACGAGTTTTACCCCACCAACTCCAGCCGCGATTGGGCTACCG
This window encodes:
- a CDS encoding oligosaccharide flippase family protein, encoding MATQYGDLLPNFVPQSAARPIKKFFGNISLVILLNLLVKPGWVVVENLVQDRLGHAAFGTFTALFNLTIIFAALSDLGLTQHTTKRVAATPDFLPEYFPTVLPLKTGLSLVFLGVVTAVGWGIGYRGHTLTLLALIGAGMLLTQYIGFLRGALQGYQRFNTDAVLSVVEKALLLALVLLLLPVGLTLDRYVGARSVATLVTFLLLYGLVTRLYGWVRYRPRWEHVRLVVRESLPFALIMLLYGLNERVDMIMLERLVSPQEAGYYAGAYRWMDAVMMYLWTVLPLFFAKFAHAAHRRDELRELLWFGQRIVTVPLLFVSAFVLFRGEVLFWQFSHSTAAELTRMTLSLKVLFLNVVVHAFFAIYSTLLTSTNQEKAVSWLIVASITLNIVLNVLLLPRYGALAAASNTLICTLLVSGGYVWLVRDRAQVAIPWAVLGRLAVAFGLLCAVFFGLRRLVDQWLLETVGAGIAFVVILFATRVVRLAELKALIRR
- a CDS encoding GumC domain-containing protein, with the protein product MSARSYSLLGLWPLLRKWRRPVLGALLLAIIGSVLVALLLPNIYKSTAVFYPTNPETIDPDRLVEERSNGNLVPSLTPGGRAEDLDRIITIGQSQPIAELIIKRFHLHEHYKLGQPGDELADQYVLDEFSSNLSIVHNERDAIELTFQDKDKVLAAQVVNAMTQAIDSFNQQLTLENRRKIIDLYRERANFLEHEHSQIRDSLIRFRRRYGIYGMQMESRYLAKEIVETETALRQAEGEVAAGGGSAAKVAGLRRALRGLTQADGGNALNLENFTAGNDELTTLAIRFQDVQGRLVRARGAYETARLAISGKISSIYVVQKAYPAARKSKPIRWLIVVGSVVVTFVLAVVFIALLEAYRRNASSELAATYPD
- a CDS encoding O-antigen ligase family protein; this encodes MPTPPLLRRLTPPDADQRLFAAFVGVVLIGGAAALLLDSPAWAALPVLVLGALVLALDWRWLYYLLLTTLAFSREISLPGGLSLDVPSEPLLVVLLGCVSASLLLGRNALPARFWTHPLVVLMGLALLWAVVSTLFSVNATKSIKYLLAKTWYLVPFVFGTLLVVRRPADVWRVAGCYAAGTAATVLYAAVRHASTGFTFATINHAVQPFYHNHVLYSVALALLVPYAFYAARATTHRGKRRLWYAAMVLFVLGISLSYTRASMLSLPVAAGFYLMMRLRQTRMVLWAVVLMAAGAAAYLVHQDNFMRYAPTFERTIFNGQNFEKHLEATYKLEDVSGMERVYRWVAAAHMIGEKPWVGSGPSTFYPEYKRFTIKSFRTYVSANPEHSTTHNYFLLMLAEQGIPGLGLFALLVGTALLRMERLYHRSTSAAHRRVVLAAGLSLVIIVFHLFLNELVEVDKIGSFFYLNLAVLMRAEEWIDSESLEV